GTAGAACGTGAACCACTGACTGATGAAATCGACATTGTCATTATTGGTGGTGGTTTTGGTGGCCTTCTGGCAGCTGTCCGTCTTCGTGATGCCGGAGTGAAAAACTTCAGAATAATAGAAAAAGGCGGGGACTTCGGCGGGACCTGGTACTGGAACCGCTACCCTGGCGCTGCCTGCGATATTGAATCCTATATCTATCTTCCTCTGCTTGAAGAAATTGGCTATATGCCAAAAAAGAAGTACATCGATGGTGCGGACATCCTTGAATATAGCCAGATGATCGCAAGGAAATTTGATCTGTACGATGATGTTTGCTTTCAAACGGAAGTAAAGGAAATACACTGGGATGAGGCGACCGGGAGATGGACCATCACAACCGATAAGGGCGATGCCATGAAGGCCCGATTTGTTGCCATGTCCAACGGGCCTCTCAATCGGCCCAAGCTCCCAGGTATCCCTGGCATTGAATCCTACAAGGGGCACACCTTCCATACAGCCCGTTGGGATTACGACTATACCGGGGGTGATGCCAACGGAGGATTGACCGATCTCAAGGATAAGCGAGTCGGCATATTAGGCACGGGAGCCACGGCAGTTCAGTGTGTTTCTCATCTTGCCGAAGGTGCAAAGCAGCTTTATGTCTTCCAGCGAACGCCTTCATCCATTGACGAACGTAATGACTACACGACAGACACGGACTGGGCATCAAGCCTAAAACCTGGGTGGCAGCAGGAACGTATGGATAACTTCAATATTCTCACCACAGGCGGCATAGCGGAAAAAGACCTTGTCAACGACGGCTGGACAGAGATTATTCGTAATCTGCTCGTACTGATTAAGGATGAGAAGACTCCGGATATGGCCAAGCAGGCAATGACTGAAAAAATGGAGTTGGCTGATTTCCAGAAGATGGAACAGATCCGAGGCAGGGTTGACTCCATTGTGAAGGATCCGGAAACCGCAGAACTTCTAAAACCCTACTACAGGCAGTTTTGTAAACGACCCTGTTTTCACGATGAATACCTGCCAACTTTCAACCGTCCCAATGTCGAATTGGTCGACACAAAAGGGATGGGCGTCGATAAGATTACGGAAAATGGCGTCGTGGTCGATGGAAAAGAATATGAGGTGGATTGCCTGATATTTGCTACAGGTTTTGAAGTGGGAACCGGATATGCCAGGAGGAGCGGTTGCGAAATGTATGGGCGTGACGGTGTCAGTTTGACTGAAAAGTGGTCAGAAGGAGCGAGAACATTCCACGGAATGCAGGTTAACGGATTCCCCAACTGCTTTATGATGGGGCACATCCAAACCGGCTTCACAGCAAATTACCCCCACGGTTTGAATGAACAGAGCAAGCACATCGCCTACATTATCAAACATTGTATGGAAGGCAATCATCGAGTTGTCGAGGCAAGTGCAGAAGCCGAGGAAGCGTGGGTGCAGACGATTATCGGGCTGGCTCGATCGAATGAGAAATTCCTCGCAGACTGCACGCCCGGCTACTACAACAACGAAGGCAAACCCCAGGCACGAGCTTTACAGGACACCAACTATGGTGCCGGTTCTGAAGCATTCTTCAAGCTCATCAAAACCTGGCGAGATGAGGGCACGCTTGAAGGGTTGGATGTCAGCTAGAATCCTCAGAGCGTTGTGGAATATTCTCTCCAGGTACCGGGCAAAACCCGCTGCTGATAAGCGGCAGAAGGAGAAACAGCACGGCACTATTACCTAACGGCGTACATCATGTTGCCTATTGCACTAAAGATGCTGAGGCGACCTATGAATTTTATACGAAAAAACTGGGCATGCGGCTCGCCCGTACAGAAAATCACAAGCAGGGAAACGGTTTCTTTCGACACTTTTTCTTTGACATGGGAAACGGCGAATGCCTCGCCTTTTTTCAGGTTGAGGGCATTGGCGAAACAGATAATTACGAAACCAACCTTTCCAGAAGTGTTGGCTTACCGCTGTGGGTGAACCATATCGCTTTCCAACTCCATTCGCTGGAAGACCTGGAAACAAAGAAAAACGAACTCAAGGCCGTCGGAGTCGAGCAAATGACCGAAGTTGACCATGGCTGGTGTACCGCGATCTACCTTGTTGATCCGAACGGCATTATGATCGAGTACTGTGTCACCACTGATGCAAATGAATTCCAGCAGACCGAAGAAGAGGCACTGGCGTTTATGCGTCAACCCTTCAATGCGATTGGTGAGGACACTCGAAAGGAACCGAGCGAAGTCGCAAAAAGAATCTGACGCTGAACCGAGGGGTTCAATTGGCTGGGTGACGAAGCACCAACTATTGCCGGTGGCAGTTCAGAAATAGCGTTCCAACGATCACGATTAAGATGGATAACAGGTAATACCGGCTCGAACCGAACCTGTATGGGGTCTGGCTTTTTTGAAGCTGTTACTCCGATAAGGTGTTCGAGTGCGGTTTTCATCATGGCGCCGAGAAGATTGTAATCATCTCGATAAGAAGCCGAATATACGACTGCAGATCTGT
The nucleotide sequence above comes from Candidatus Manganitrophaceae bacterium. Encoded proteins:
- a CDS encoding NAD(P)/FAD-dependent oxidoreductase; translated protein: MTSETESSSKLDLGFDPDELRQKYSMEKVKRLRSDGNEQYVEVRGDFVHYIDDPYLKSKVEREPLTDEIDIVIIGGGFGGLLAAVRLRDAGVKNFRIIEKGGDFGGTWYWNRYPGAACDIESYIYLPLLEEIGYMPKKKYIDGADILEYSQMIARKFDLYDDVCFQTEVKEIHWDEATGRWTITTDKGDAMKARFVAMSNGPLNRPKLPGIPGIESYKGHTFHTARWDYDYTGGDANGGLTDLKDKRVGILGTGATAVQCVSHLAEGAKQLYVFQRTPSSIDERNDYTTDTDWASSLKPGWQQERMDNFNILTTGGIAEKDLVNDGWTEIIRNLLVLIKDEKTPDMAKQAMTEKMELADFQKMEQIRGRVDSIVKDPETAELLKPYYRQFCKRPCFHDEYLPTFNRPNVELVDTKGMGVDKITENGVVVDGKEYEVDCLIFATGFEVGTGYARRSGCEMYGRDGVSLTEKWSEGARTFHGMQVNGFPNCFMMGHIQTGFTANYPHGLNEQSKHIAYIIKHCMEGNHRVVEASAEAEEAWVQTIIGLARSNEKFLADCTPGYYNNEGKPQARALQDTNYGAGSEAFFKLIKTWRDEGTLEGLDVS
- a CDS encoding VOC family protein encodes the protein MFSPGTGQNPLLISGRRRNSTALLPNGVHHVAYCTKDAEATYEFYTKKLGMRLARTENHKQGNGFFRHFFFDMGNGECLAFFQVEGIGETDNYETNLSRSVGLPLWVNHIAFQLHSLEDLETKKNELKAVGVEQMTEVDHGWCTAIYLVDPNGIMIEYCVTTDANEFQQTEEEALAFMRQPFNAIGEDTRKEPSEVAKRI